ctgctaacttagtatgtagtcattagtgaaatatatatgctcattaatgaaagatgtagcttagatatcataaaaaaatgtctttcctgaATGTATCTTTATCCTTCTTTGTGTGGGGGCAAGTTAACAAGGCCATGGAGCCAGCTGTCTGGCCTTGTGACCcgatgtgtgaccttgctcataaataaattagataagcagggagaGTCCCTTGGGTTcctccttgagccctggccaggctctgggggaatctaactggagagtgaaaccagatgtttccgctcaaaacaaaggtgccagttactCTGCCTTGCTGATTCTTGGTCTATAAGGCCGGACCATCTTGCAGCGACTCTGGATGCCTCGGCTACGGGTGGACACACCGCGTGGGACTTCCCGCTCGCTGggaaaggctcaacaaaccctcgctgcacccggggctgcccagcgcctgcggggctggggggtggtgaCGGGtgcaagtggggatggatctttcttaatcactattctctctctctcatgtataatgatttgatgcattgccctgtattttcctatttgtttgctttaagtgcatcATTCTGtcttactgcatgtttctgtattactctgttacgttatttagttatccccagtaaaatacacctactcttttcactctggtgtctgagtttaattgatatccttaatcagcaaaacaggggCCAGTGGGTGTGAGGAACACGGCACGGGGCAGGCGCAGGACATGGCTGCTCACAGGGGCTGTTTCCTTCACAGGCAAATCTTTTGGACAATTTCTACAATTGTGATAGGTAACAGCAGAATACAAGTTTTAGAAGAAGCATTTCTGCGTGTTCATTTGCAAAGGTACCAGCGCTCCCTGCGCTCTCGCTGAAGCTCTGCCCAGGGCAATGACAGAACGTGACCTCCGTggtggtccctgtccccagcgTGGTGTGGCTGGGTCGGCCGAAGGGTGGTTTTGCTGCTAGGAGAGGCCCAGGTAACCCCCCAGAAACAACAATTGTGGGAGCTCAGAAACCAAATTTGGGTAAAAAGCCACGTTTGTCCGCTGCGACGCGCGGTGGCCGTTTGGTTGATTTAGATGCCAGTGCCACCCTTTGTCCTCCAGCCACTCTGATAACAGCTCAGACTGTCTAAACAACAGAAAAACGTGCCGCCTTCTGAAAAACTCGTTACCAAACCAACAGGGAAATTCAATAAagtgaaagattttaaaaattaaagcgTTCACAATGTAAAAGTGGATTGGTAGAGATAGGGCAAGTTGGGAATCTCCAGTGGAATTTCAGCACCCGGGAAGGGGTACTTTATGTCTGAGTGTGGCGGAAGTGGGAATAATACTGAATTCAAGAAATTGTGGCTCAAAGGCATGAGCTGGGTGGAAATGGGCCCCTCTGTGCGCTGAGGGGATGTGGCGGGTGAAGACATGGGTGTCCTTGCCTGGTCAGTTTTCACTACGTTATTAGATGaggagacaaaataaaaaaaaacccacaccaaaccctttcagaaaaaagactctacaactcaaatagagttatgcAGCAGGTATGttttactccggccggggtgcaaggggatttctccacaaagcttgcacacccaccgcacattttaccaaaaacttatagagtgtggatatccatattcattgggttacataacataaacatacatatgcatgagtaaggctggggtcagcagttgatgttctctttgcacctgcccattgcccctggggggtgtctctggggggctttgggaggaaggctcctagtatttctcaccttgtttttttttccctggagcatgtgcggattctcttggccaatttcttgactAACAAGTGATTTTCAGcaggtttactcattctatcttatctaaaagaaCCAACAGAACTCCTACCATCCGTGCgtggctacctttactcattgCCAAGACCCAACtggttagagcacacctgttccccaagagataaaaccacaatattttgctgaaaactgcagttcttggtagattttcccagtgaactgctttgttttgatgaacacggtagtcctgggtaaaattccccagaacagtcagggcaagcaggattctcagcaatattcaaaaatactctAAGTTGCTGcgagtaagtaaataagttgctaagcagtttgctgtAATGTCTCAAAAGAAGTAATCGTTTCTCTGTATCACAGGATTGGTTttctatgtttctttttttaaggaaacgCCGGCTGTGCGGTTTTTTCTGTAAAACCAGCGGGGtttggggccgggggggcgcatgcgcagtgcgCGGAGGTGCGGGCGGCCGCCAGCAGGGGGCGGTGCGGGCCGGGAGGGGTGTGTAGGTCAGGCCGGGGTgtcgggggggtgtcgggggtcgAAAAGTGGTTCGCGGGGCGGCAAAAGGAGCCCGCGTCTCTCTGTGTTGCCCAGGCTACGCTGCAGTGGCTATTCACAGGCGCGATCCCGCTACTGACCGGCACGGGAGCTTTGACCTGCTCCGTCTCCGACCTGGGCCGGTTCACCCCTCCTTAGACAACCTGGTGTCCCCCGGCTCCCCGGGAGTCACCATATTGATGCCGGCCTTAGCGCGGACGCCCGCTCGGCATAGCGCACTGCAGCCCAGAACTCCTGGGCTCAAGCGATCCGGCGGGCTCAGCCTCCCGAGTAGCTGGGACTACAGGCACGCGCCACCGGGCCCGGCGCTGGGcagcgcgcgccgccgcccctaCACCCCCTTCCCGCCTGACGTCACGCCGcgggagggggagcgggggggtggcTCTGCGCATGCGGCCTGTTGGGGGGCCGCGGTGCATGCCGGGATGCGGCGCGGCGTTGATTAGCGCCTGCGCGGGCCGCCATCTTCCTCTCGCGGCTCGGACGCGCGGCCGGCAGCATGGGGCACCAGCAGCTCTACTGGAGCCACCCGAGGAAGTTCGGGCAGGGCTCCCGCTCCTGGTCAGTGTGCGGCACGGGGGGGGTGTCGGATCCCTTGGGCTGCGGCAGCCGCCTCGTTCCGTCTTCCCTTTTCCCCCTACCCCACGCCGCCATTACCCGGCCTCACCGGccttgctttcttcttccctcacAGCCGCGTGTGCTCCAACCGCCACGGCCTCATTCGCAAGTACGGTCTGAATATGTGCCGGCAGTGCTTCCGCCAGTACGCCAAGGACATCGGCTTTATTAAGGTAAACCGCGGTgccggggctgcgcgggaggGGCGGGTGTGTCGTTTCCCGCTGACAACTCCCGCCTTTTTCGCTCTCTTGCAGCTGGACTGAGCGTCTGGAGGATGAGGCTGTCGCCAGAAGCTCTCGGGACTTCCCTGGGCCTTCATGACACATCTGCAGTATCTCGGCGCGGCTCTAACCAATAAATGGTTTCACTGCCCTACTGATGTCCGTGCATTTGCCTTTTGTAAAGGTTCTAATGGCTGCGGGGCTTTCACTGCCTTCATGTTTTTCCTAGAGGAGTGGGTGCTGCACTAGTGACAGGCTCCAATGGGCCTGACCTGCTGTCTTCAGCTTCCCCACATGAAACCAGGTGCTCTTAAGAGTGCTGATGCTTGTGTGATGCCTCTGAGACCTTAGGTGTGCAAACAGCAGTAAAATGGTCTCTCTAAAATGGCTGGTAGGTGAACAGCCAGGCAGTCTGCTGGGGTGCAGCTGCCACAGTGGCTTGCGTTGGGTACTGGCAAGCTGCTCTTGCTAACATAAATAAAAAGGTGATACTGCAGTCTGTTTGTGGTGCAGAGCTGTACCTCAAATATTGTGCTGAACCTTCCCTGGCTTGTACttagccagcgccaggccccgagggaatggcctcaagctgcccagggcagggtcaggctggctctgaggaaggatttctgtgcagaaggggctgttgggcgttggaatgggctgcccagggcaggggggagtccccgggatccctggaggggttgaagagtcgggctgagccagcgctgagggatctgggggagttgggaacggtcagggggaggtttttggttgggctggaggagctgcaagggcttttccaaccaagatggtTCTGTGAGATCTTCAGGGTGTGGGAAGTTGCGGCTGATACCAAAACAAGGCAGGGTAAAGGCATCCTGAGCCAGTGGCAGCCTTTGGGCAGGGCAGGCGTTGGCCTGTGTGATGTGCTGGGCAGCGCAAGCTTCCTGTGAGTGAACTGATGCAGTTTTGATTTCTGTAGTCTCCAGCCACTTGAAGGTTGTGGTGTGATAGAAATGCAGAGGTGGGTAAAGAAACACTTGTCAAGGGTGCTAAAGGCCTGGAGTTAGGTTTTCTGATTCTCTCTGAGGGGGTTGAAGGTATCGGGGTGCTGTCCTGCTGTCCAGGCTGCTTTTGGAGCATCTCTGCTGAAGCTACACTGTGCTGTGAGATCACTGACCAGCTGAATGTTTTGATTGTGCCTGGAATGGCTGATTCCTTCTGGCTGACTGCTCGGCACCTACTTTGGGAATCCCCactgcctgcttttttttgttctgctggtGATTAAATGTGCCTGAACTAGACAGGGTGGTGAGGAGGGAGCAGAGTGTTTCTCTGGTGTGGTGGCGAAGGGCTCTGTCCCCTCATCCTTGTTCCTTGGTGAGTACCTTGCTGAGCCAAGGCATGGCTGTCCCTGCCTGTCATGGAGCCTGTTGTGGTTTCTGCGGTGATGGAAGCAGAGCTGTCACGGGTCCTGCGGGCATGAGCTCAGCACCAAGCTGCCAGCATCAGGCAGTTGTGCCTGACCTGCCAGCTTTGGGCTTTCAGTAATGTCAAAACTTGTCATGGGGACGTGCAGGTGCAGAGCAGGGGTTTGAGGGGTGTTTACAGCAAAAGCAGAAGGGCGGTGGAGGTAACACTGCAGCACGGAGCCCAGCAAGCTGTTTTTTCTCCAGCTGGCCGGATAAACTGAGCTGTGTGCTGCTGGGGTCAGTCGGTGACAGCAGGTGAGAATGATCTGAGATGAATTGAATGGAACtgggaaaaatatttgggaaattaacacaaaataaatgtgaaaatgtgAGTTAAAGCTGCCAGCTAGGTTAGTGCCTATGTCCTCTGCCCAGGCAGTggggacaggtatcctgggaaggggacagggacGCTGCCCTGTTGTGTAGGGATGGGGTTGGGAAGGCcaaggtgtggctggagctgagcTTGGTGAGGGATCCAAAGAGTAATCAGTAGGGTTTATACAGCTGTATCAGCCAGAAAATGAAGGTCTTTTTaaggagatttagattagatggaagagatttttttttaatgctgaggGTGGTgaagccctggcacaggctgcccagagaagctgtggctgccccctccctggaagggttcaaggccaggttggacggggctttgggcaacctgggctggtggaaggtggccctgcccggggcaggggagtGGGACTAAATGACCTCTAAATGTCTCTTTAAACCCAAACTATGCTGTGATCTGGGGGAAAATGTGGTGTTGTCatcctaagagctgctgctgtggcttctTTGCAAGGGGACTAAACCCACAGCCAACTGCAGGGAAGGAACAGCAAATCCTGGGACACTGAAGATCAATTCATTGTTAAAGCCtgataacaaaaattaaatgatAACTGTATGGGGCTGTCTTGTTGGGAggatttctgtcttccttttgcCTTGAGGCAGTGACATTTGAGCAGATTTCTGCAAGGGTTTCTAACAATGCACCAGTTCTCAAAATGCCACGCAGGCCGTGGGGTGCCTGCTGTTGCCTGGGAGGGTGCGGGGGAGCCAGCAATTCCTTCTGGCTGCTCCCATGACCGAAGGCAGCCCTGTGTGGCACGCAGGGATGCAGATTTGGGGTCACTTGGGGAGCTCTGGCCTGGTGCTGATGGGGAAAGGTCAGCCTTGATGGAGCTGGAGGATGCTGTGGGTCCTGTCAGACTCTTTGAATGAGAAATGGTTAAATCCCTGGTTCCTAGCTGGAAACTTCAGTGTAAAGGTGAGCTTCCAtgctaaataaatgaaaaactgggacaaaaaaaattcctctggTGATTGGtggt
Above is a genomic segment from Athene noctua chromosome 6, bAthNoc1.hap1.1, whole genome shotgun sequence containing:
- the RPS29 gene encoding small ribosomal subunit protein uS14, yielding MGHQQLYWSHPRKFGQGSRSCRVCSNRHGLIRKYGLNMCRQCFRQYAKDIGFIKLD